In the genome of Variibacter gotjawalensis, one region contains:
- a CDS encoding GntR family transcriptional regulator, with product MVQSLTDKPKPQRSAVVPPKAASSPPKAANGLAVASASTLTDRAYREIEEAIVTLRLKPGDILSEQMLAAATGIGRTPIREALQRLAIEGLVTILPRKGILVSEINPRSQLLVFEVRRELERMLCRNGADRATKEQRAQALQIAKSIERAAQQNDDMAFMRLDRELNQLILDVGHNEYATRALKLTQGLSRRFWYQHYRVAADLPLCARLHAAQSRAIGEGNSKGAAEATDKLMDYMESFARATVTV from the coding sequence ATGGTTCAGTCTTTAACCGACAAGCCGAAACCGCAGCGTTCTGCGGTTGTGCCGCCGAAAGCGGCATCGTCGCCGCCGAAGGCTGCGAACGGGCTTGCCGTTGCCAGCGCGAGCACGCTCACGGATCGGGCGTATCGCGAGATCGAAGAGGCGATCGTCACCTTGCGCCTGAAGCCGGGCGATATCCTCTCCGAACAGATGCTCGCCGCCGCGACGGGAATCGGGCGCACGCCGATTCGCGAAGCGCTGCAGCGGCTCGCTATCGAGGGACTCGTTACGATCCTGCCGCGCAAGGGGATTCTCGTTTCCGAGATCAATCCGCGCTCGCAACTTCTGGTCTTCGAAGTGCGCCGCGAACTGGAGCGCATGCTGTGTCGCAACGGCGCCGACCGCGCGACGAAAGAGCAGCGTGCGCAAGCGTTGCAGATCGCCAAAAGCATCGAGCGCGCCGCGCAGCAGAACGACGATATGGCGTTCATGCGGCTCGACCGCGAGCTCAACCAGCTCATCCTCGATGTCGGACACAACGAATACGCGACGCGCGCGCTGAAGCTGACGCAGGGTCTCTCGCGCCGCTTCTGGTATCAGCACTATCGCGTCGCTGCCGACTTGCCTCTGTGCGCGCGCCTGCATGCAGCGCAGTCGCGGGCGATCGGCGAAGGCAATTCGAAAGGCGCGGCTGAAGCGACGGACAAGCTGATGGATTACATGGAAAGCTTTGCTCGCGCGACCGTGACGGTGTGA
- a CDS encoding CaiB/BaiF CoA transferase family protein, producing MTSKTGPLAGIRIVDMTAVVMGPYAMQIMADYGADVIKIEGPDGDIMRYAHMNGDRGMGPVHLAMNRGKRLVNFDLKKEEAREVLRKIIASADAFVHALRPQAIERLGFGYEDVRKINPNIVYVGGYGFAADGPYGDQPAYDDMIQSICGISGIASHMVGEPRYFPTIVADKVCGLNIAQALLAALLHKQRTGEGQKVEVPMFETMVSFLMVEHLCDRTFGPDKSPGYSRVLSQVRRPHKTMNGYIGVLPYNDKHWRQFFAVVGHPEMANDPRFATYHARSANYNELYGKLREFLIQNTTEHWLEKLREAQIPAAPVLNLEQLFDDEHLNAVGLFQHVDHPVMGDILAVRPPVSFSETPARMGKPAGVLGADTTAVLEDFGYSSAEIEKLKQSGAVIQG from the coding sequence ATGACCAGCAAGACCGGCCCGCTCGCGGGCATCCGCATTGTCGACATGACGGCCGTCGTCATGGGTCCCTATGCGATGCAGATCATGGCCGACTACGGCGCCGACGTGATCAAGATCGAAGGGCCGGACGGCGACATCATGCGCTACGCGCACATGAACGGCGATCGCGGCATGGGGCCGGTGCATCTCGCGATGAACCGCGGCAAGCGTCTCGTCAACTTCGACCTCAAGAAGGAAGAAGCGCGCGAAGTGCTGCGCAAGATCATCGCCAGCGCCGACGCTTTCGTTCACGCTTTGCGCCCGCAGGCGATCGAGCGTCTCGGCTTCGGCTATGAGGACGTGCGCAAGATCAATCCGAACATCGTCTATGTCGGCGGCTACGGCTTCGCGGCGGATGGTCCTTACGGCGATCAGCCGGCCTACGACGATATGATTCAGAGCATCTGCGGCATCTCCGGCATCGCGTCGCACATGGTGGGCGAGCCGCGTTACTTCCCGACCATCGTTGCCGACAAGGTGTGCGGCCTGAACATCGCGCAGGCGCTGCTCGCGGCGCTGCTGCACAAGCAGCGCACCGGCGAAGGCCAGAAGGTCGAAGTGCCGATGTTCGAGACGATGGTCTCGTTCCTCATGGTCGAGCATCTGTGCGACCGCACCTTCGGCCCGGACAAGTCGCCCGGCTATTCGCGTGTGCTCTCGCAGGTGCGCCGTCCGCACAAGACGATGAATGGCTACATCGGCGTGCTGCCGTACAACGACAAGCATTGGCGGCAGTTCTTCGCTGTCGTCGGTCACCCCGAAATGGCAAACGATCCGCGCTTCGCGACCTATCACGCCCGCAGCGCCAACTATAACGAGCTCTACGGCAAGCTGCGGGAGTTCCTGATTCAGAACACCACCGAGCATTGGCTCGAAAAGCTGCGCGAGGCGCAGATCCCGGCAGCGCCGGTGCTCAATCTCGAACAGCTCTTCGACGACGAACACCTCAATGCCGTCGGCCTCTTCCAGCACGTCGACCATCCCGTGATGGGCGATATCCTGGCCGTGCGCCCGCCGGTCTCGTTCTCGGAGACGCCGGCCCGCATGGGCAAACCCGCCGGCGTGCTCGGCGCCGATACCACCGCGGTGCTGGAGGATTTCGGCTATTCGTCGGCCGAGATCGAAAAGCTCAAACAGAGTGGTGCCGTCATTCAAGGCTGA
- a CDS encoding YaiI/YqxD family protein, translating into MDDKTRIYVDADACPVKDEIYRVAERHGCHVYVVAGNFIRIPQADFIERIAAGSGLDAADDWIAERAVAGDVVITADIPLASRCVKTRAAVLSPTGKVFTEENIGMTLAVRNLMHDLRSAGEITGGPGGFSPRDRSAFLSALDQTIRRAKKQKV; encoded by the coding sequence ATGGACGATAAGACCCGCATTTACGTCGACGCCGACGCCTGCCCGGTGAAGGACGAGATTTACCGTGTCGCCGAGCGGCACGGCTGCCATGTCTACGTCGTGGCGGGTAACTTCATCCGCATCCCGCAGGCCGATTTCATCGAGCGCATCGCGGCGGGCTCAGGGCTCGATGCCGCGGACGATTGGATCGCCGAGCGCGCCGTCGCAGGCGACGTCGTCATCACGGCAGATATCCCGCTCGCGAGCCGCTGCGTGAAGACCCGCGCTGCGGTGCTCTCGCCGACCGGCAAAGTCTTCACGGAAGAGAACATCGGCATGACGCTCGCGGTGCGCAACCTGATGCACGACTTGCGTTCGGCCGGCGAAATCACTGGCGGCCCCGGCGGCTTCTCGCCGCGCGATCGCTCGGCATTTCTCTCCGCGCTCGATCAGACGATCCGGCGCGCCAAGAAACAGAAAGTCTGA
- the panB gene encoding 3-methyl-2-oxobutanoate hydroxymethyltransferase, with amino-acid sequence MAKGKPAAAAKPNDKPQAAKPPVDKPAAPQRQKRTITEIRDSKTTGEKMVYMSVPDYTSAQWAEMGGVDVAVLGDSLAMISHGHKNTVPATMDMMVLHGAAVRRGAPNTFMLGCMPYQSYNTVDRALQNATRLMQDSGADAVKPQGGKSQAHILKALVDAGIPTASHIGLTPHTIAMFGGFKIQGRTADAAMKILEDALAIEDAGCFMLEFEAVPAKIAKLISEQLTIPTIGIGAGAGTDGQILLCYDLLGVFTDFKPKFTKRFAKLTEVAVSGISQYVKEVKEGSFPDDDHSYTVNEAEYEKFAKMVAKRKHI; translated from the coding sequence ATGGCGAAGGGCAAACCGGCTGCGGCCGCGAAACCGAACGATAAGCCGCAAGCCGCGAAACCGCCAGTCGACAAGCCTGCAGCGCCGCAGCGTCAAAAGCGCACGATCACCGAAATTCGCGATTCGAAGACCACCGGCGAGAAGATGGTCTACATGTCGGTGCCGGATTACACGTCCGCGCAGTGGGCCGAGATGGGCGGCGTCGACGTCGCGGTGCTCGGCGACAGCCTCGCGATGATTTCGCACGGCCACAAGAACACCGTGCCGGCGACGATGGACATGATGGTGCTGCACGGCGCCGCTGTGCGTCGCGGCGCGCCGAACACGTTCATGCTCGGCTGCATGCCGTACCAAAGCTACAACACGGTCGATCGCGCACTGCAGAACGCAACAAGGCTGATGCAGGACTCCGGCGCCGACGCCGTGAAGCCGCAGGGCGGCAAGAGCCAGGCGCATATTCTCAAAGCGCTCGTGGATGCCGGCATCCCGACCGCGTCGCATATCGGGCTCACGCCGCACACGATCGCGATGTTCGGCGGCTTCAAAATTCAAGGCCGCACGGCGGACGCCGCAATGAAGATTCTCGAAGACGCGCTGGCGATCGAGGATGCGGGTTGCTTCATGCTTGAATTCGAAGCGGTGCCGGCGAAGATCGCAAAGCTTATCTCCGAACAGCTGACAATTCCGACGATCGGAATCGGCGCAGGTGCAGGGACCGACGGACAAATACTGCTTTGTTACGACCTGCTCGGCGTTTTCACCGACTTCAAACCGAAGTTCACCAAGCGATTCGCAAAGCTTACTGAAGTCGCAGTCTCGGGAATTTCGCAATACGTCAAAGAGGTGAAAGAAGGATCGTTTCCAGATGACGATCACTCCTATACGGTGAACGAAGCCGAATACGAGAAATTTGCGAAAATGGTCGCGAAGCGAAAGCATATTTGA
- a CDS encoding ABC transporter substrate-binding protein, with amino-acid sequence MNRRHLLGAAAATLALLATEANAQQKSEVTFSRQPGINYMPTLIIEKQKLIEKHAEKLGVPNLKVNWLTMGGGGAQTDAMLAGSVDVCNTGVTNLLLLWDRTRGGVKGIVATSAQPLAMVTRDPRIKTLNDLKEGDKIAVPTLKVSTQSMLLQIQAAKLFGEKNWAQLDQFTVQLAHPDAAVIMTNPQHEVKSHFAAPPFQYFELKTVPGARIVTSSFDIMGGPMTQAGFFTTTKFADSNPKIIEAVRAATEEAEAFIRSKTREAIEIYRDMSKDKMSTDELLEILKEPGMMEYGGAPQNTLPIAEHLHRIGTLKQKAASWKDYYLPVAHSLKGS; translated from the coding sequence ATGAATCGCAGACACCTGCTCGGCGCAGCCGCCGCGACACTCGCGCTGCTCGCGACCGAAGCCAACGCACAGCAGAAATCCGAGGTCACCTTCTCGCGTCAGCCCGGCATCAACTACATGCCGACGCTGATCATCGAGAAGCAGAAGCTGATCGAGAAGCATGCCGAGAAGCTGGGCGTGCCGAACCTCAAGGTGAACTGGCTCACCATGGGCGGCGGCGGCGCGCAGACCGACGCGATGCTCGCCGGCAGCGTCGACGTCTGCAACACGGGCGTCACCAACCTGCTGCTGCTCTGGGACCGCACGCGCGGCGGCGTCAAAGGCATCGTCGCGACCTCCGCGCAGCCGCTCGCGATGGTGACGCGCGATCCGCGCATCAAGACGCTCAACGATCTGAAAGAAGGCGACAAGATCGCGGTGCCGACACTGAAGGTGTCGACCCAGTCGATGCTGCTGCAGATTCAGGCCGCAAAACTCTTCGGCGAGAAAAATTGGGCACAGCTCGATCAGTTCACGGTTCAGCTCGCGCATCCGGACGCCGCCGTCATCATGACGAACCCGCAGCACGAAGTGAAAAGCCACTTCGCGGCCCCGCCCTTCCAGTACTTCGAACTCAAAACCGTGCCGGGCGCGCGCATCGTCACCTCGTCCTTCGACATCATGGGCGGGCCGATGACGCAAGCCGGCTTCTTCACGACGACGAAGTTCGCCGACAGCAACCCGAAGATCATCGAGGCCGTGCGCGCCGCGACCGAGGAGGCCGAAGCCTTTATCCGCTCGAAAACGCGCGAGGCGATCGAGATCTATCGCGACATGAGCAAGGACAAGATGTCGACCGACGAACTCCTCGAAATTCTCAAGGAGCCCGGCATGATGGAATACGGCGGCGCGCCGCAGAATACGCTGCCGATCGCCGAGCATCTGCATCGTATCGGCACGCTGAAGCAGAAGGCTGCGTCCTGGAAGGACTACTACCTCCCGGTCGCGCATAGCCTCAAGGGCAGCTGA
- a CDS encoding SDR family NAD(P)-dependent oxidoreductase — MKLFDLSGRVAIVTGGNGGIGLGMAEGLAAAGATVVVAGRQKDKNAAAVAKIEKLGGKASAVEVDVTNEKSVDAMFAAAAKQHGRVDILVNNAGINIRKQPEDYTLDEWRQVIDINLTGAFLCSQRAHPYMKKAGGGKIINIGSMMSIFGASFTTPYASSKGGIVQMGRAFANAWAKDNIQINAILPGWIDTDLTRNARAQVQGLHERVLARTPAARWGNPEDFAGIAVFLASPASDFVTGTAIPVDGGYSVNG; from the coding sequence ATGAAACTGTTCGACCTGTCCGGCCGCGTCGCCATCGTCACCGGCGGCAACGGCGGCATCGGCCTCGGCATGGCCGAGGGACTGGCGGCAGCCGGCGCGACCGTCGTCGTCGCTGGCCGCCAGAAAGACAAGAACGCAGCCGCCGTCGCGAAGATCGAGAAGCTCGGCGGGAAGGCAAGCGCCGTGGAAGTCGACGTCACCAACGAGAAGTCCGTCGACGCGATGTTTGCGGCTGCCGCGAAGCAGCACGGGCGCGTCGACATTCTCGTCAACAACGCGGGCATCAACATCCGCAAACAGCCCGAAGACTACACGCTCGACGAATGGCGTCAGGTGATCGACATCAACCTCACCGGCGCGTTCCTCTGCTCGCAGCGCGCGCACCCCTACATGAAGAAGGCCGGCGGCGGAAAGATCATCAACATCGGCTCGATGATGTCGATCTTCGGCGCATCCTTCACGACGCCTTACGCGTCGTCGAAAGGCGGCATCGTGCAGATGGGCCGCGCCTTCGCGAATGCGTGGGCGAAGGACAATATCCAAATCAACGCGATCCTGCCGGGCTGGATCGATACCGACCTCACGCGCAATGCCCGCGCACAGGTGCAAGGCTTGCACGAACGCGTTCTCGCGCGTACGCCGGCAGCGCGCTGGGGCAATCCGGAAGACTTCGCCGGCATCGCGGTTTTCCTCGCGAGCCCGGCTTCGGATTTCGTCACCGGCACCGCGATCCCGGTGGACGGCGGCTACTCCGTGAATGGTTGA
- a CDS encoding DMT family transporter produces the protein MPQARSALANPYVFLALAALCWSGNHVVGRAIAGHVPPFGLAFLRLLIPIVFVWFLARPHIVADWPEIKRNPGILIFLGLLSGTFFVAGQYLGLKYTTALNVSVLNSLSPVMIIGVGALIFRDPLRPIQGFGITLSLLGVLVIIARGDPAMLTSLDLNWGDVIIVGNMAAWAIYSVFLRKRPNIHLMSFMLVSFVVGAIGSIPFAAVEQAIGIHFHLDWTTVIGVAFVALFPGLISSILWIRGVEEIGTNRASPFIHLVPIYSAVLASVFLGEHLQMFHVIGFALILAGIWFAAMSPNAATQSQGERA, from the coding sequence TTGCCGCAAGCCCGCTCTGCGTTGGCCAATCCATACGTATTTTTGGCGTTGGCCGCTTTGTGCTGGTCCGGCAATCACGTCGTCGGCCGCGCTATCGCCGGCCACGTTCCGCCGTTCGGCCTTGCGTTCCTGCGGCTGCTTATTCCGATTGTCTTCGTGTGGTTTCTGGCGCGTCCGCACATCGTTGCCGACTGGCCGGAGATCAAACGAAATCCCGGCATTCTCATTTTTCTTGGTTTGCTCAGCGGCACGTTTTTCGTCGCCGGGCAATATCTCGGCTTGAAGTACACGACTGCGCTCAACGTCTCGGTGCTCAATTCGCTGAGCCCCGTCATGATCATCGGCGTCGGCGCGCTCATCTTCCGCGATCCACTACGCCCGATTCAAGGTTTCGGCATCACGCTGTCGCTGCTCGGCGTGCTCGTCATCATCGCGCGCGGCGATCCCGCGATGCTCACATCGCTCGACCTCAATTGGGGTGATGTCATCATCGTCGGCAACATGGCGGCGTGGGCGATCTATTCGGTGTTCCTGCGCAAGCGCCCTAACATCCATCTGATGAGCTTCATGCTCGTATCGTTCGTCGTCGGCGCCATCGGGTCGATCCCCTTCGCGGCGGTCGAACAAGCCATCGGCATTCACTTCCATCTCGACTGGACCACGGTGATCGGTGTCGCTTTCGTCGCATTGTTTCCGGGTTTGATTTCGTCGATCCTGTGGATCCGCGGCGTCGAGGAGATCGGCACCAATCGCGCGAGCCCGTTCATCCATCTCGTGCCGATCTACAGCGCCGTGCTCGCCAGCGTCTTCCTCGGCGAGCATTTGCAAATGTTCCACGTCATCGGATTTGCTTTGATCCTGGCCGGCATCTGGTTCGCCGCGATGAGCCCAAACGCCGCCACCCAATCGCAAGGAGAACGCGCATGA
- a CDS encoding DUF6166 domain-containing protein, with protein MKTYEGKRTIDGLQVTVDGAPLSEHYEVKRYTTYGFEWTYEGDSPKQLALAILVDHLGDQQKAITLADPFMKSVVANLNNDWTLTSAEIDAAIK; from the coding sequence ATGAAAACCTATGAGGGAAAGCGGACGATCGACGGCCTCCAAGTGACGGTCGACGGCGCGCCGCTTTCCGAGCATTACGAGGTTAAACGCTACACCACATACGGTTTCGAATGGACGTATGAGGGCGACAGTCCGAAGCAGCTCGCGCTGGCGATTCTTGTCGATCATCTCGGTGATCAGCAGAAGGCCATCACGCTGGCCGACCCATTCATGAAGAGCGTTGTCGCCAACCTCAACAACGATTGGACGCTGACGTCGGCGGAGATCGACGCAGCGATCAAATAG
- a CDS encoding ABC-F family ATP-binding cassette domain-containing protein, translating into MAPPLIQLKDIALTFGGTPLLSGAELSVSEGERVCLVGRNGSGKSTLLKIAAGTVEADKGTRFVQPGATVRYLPQEVDFGDAATTLDYVRQGLGPTDDPYQATYLLEQLGLTGDEPTQNLSGGEARRAAIARALAPDPDILLLDEPTNHLDLTTIEWLESELASRRAALVLISHDRRFLTSLSRATVWLDRGITRRIDRGFGDFEAWRDDVLAEEEREQHKLGRKIVDEEHWLRYGVSGRRKRNVKRLAGLQTLREKRRTYRGSTGSVKLGASEADASGALVLDADHIAKAFGERVIVSDFSTRIQRGDRIGIVGPNGAGKTTLINLLIGTEPPDSGTVRLGANLEVATLDQRRARLDPNATVAEALTGGSSDQVTIGGVRKHVSGYMKDFLFAPEQARTPVHALSGGERGRLMLAQALAQPSNLLVLDEPTNDLDIETLDVLEEMLSDYAGTVLLISHDRDFLDRVVNGVIVPEGSGKWLEYAGGYSDMLTQRGADVRRPAAAKVKTADKAAAPAPSRASPKSKLSFKDKHALETLPKEMDAFRATIAALQSELDDPQLFVKNRKRFDEASAAIAAAHVLLATAEERWLELEIMREELENG; encoded by the coding sequence TTGGCCCCGCCGCTCATCCAACTCAAAGACATCGCGCTCACCTTCGGCGGCACGCCGCTGCTCTCGGGCGCGGAGCTTTCGGTGTCCGAAGGCGAGCGCGTCTGTCTTGTCGGCCGCAACGGTTCCGGCAAATCGACACTCCTCAAGATCGCGGCCGGAACGGTCGAAGCCGACAAAGGCACGCGCTTCGTTCAGCCCGGTGCGACCGTCCGCTACCTTCCGCAGGAGGTCGACTTCGGCGATGCCGCAACGACGCTCGATTATGTGCGACAAGGTCTTGGCCCGACCGACGATCCGTATCAGGCGACTTATCTCCTCGAGCAGCTCGGGCTGACCGGCGATGAGCCGACGCAAAATCTCTCCGGCGGCGAAGCGCGCCGCGCCGCCATCGCGCGCGCGCTCGCGCCCGATCCGGATATCCTGCTGCTCGACGAGCCGACCAACCATCTCGATCTCACGACCATCGAGTGGCTCGAAAGCGAACTTGCATCGCGCCGCGCCGCGCTCGTTCTCATCAGCCACGACCGTCGTTTCCTGACGTCGCTATCGCGCGCGACCGTATGGCTCGACCGCGGCATCACGCGCCGCATCGATCGCGGCTTCGGCGATTTCGAGGCGTGGCGCGACGACGTGCTCGCCGAGGAAGAGCGCGAACAGCACAAGCTCGGCCGCAAGATCGTCGACGAAGAGCATTGGCTGCGTTACGGCGTCTCCGGCCGCCGCAAGCGTAACGTCAAGCGCCTCGCCGGCCTGCAAACGCTGCGCGAAAAGCGCCGCACCTATCGCGGCAGCACCGGCAGCGTGAAGCTCGGCGCCAGCGAGGCGGATGCCTCCGGCGCACTCGTGCTCGATGCGGATCACATCGCGAAGGCGTTCGGCGAGCGCGTCATCGTCAGCGATTTCTCGACCCGCATTCAGCGCGGCGATCGCATCGGCATCGTCGGCCCGAACGGCGCCGGCAAGACGACGCTGATCAACCTGCTGATCGGCACTGAGCCGCCGGATTCCGGCACCGTCCGTCTCGGCGCCAATCTCGAAGTCGCGACGCTCGATCAGCGCCGCGCGCGGCTCGATCCGAACGCGACGGTCGCCGAAGCGCTGACCGGCGGATCGAGCGATCAGGTCACCATCGGCGGGGTGCGCAAACACGTCTCCGGCTACATGAAGGACTTCCTCTTCGCGCCCGAGCAGGCACGCACGCCCGTGCATGCGCTCTCCGGCGGCGAACGCGGGCGCTTGATGCTGGCGCAAGCCCTCGCGCAGCCCTCGAACCTCCTGGTACTCGACGAGCCGACTAACGATCTCGACATCGAAACGCTCGATGTCCTCGAAGAGATGCTGTCCGACTATGCCGGGACCGTGCTTCTGATCAGCCACGATCGTGACTTCCTCGATCGCGTCGTCAACGGCGTGATCGTGCCGGAAGGCAGCGGCAAGTGGCTCGAATACGCCGGCGGCTATTCCGACATGCTGACGCAGCGCGGCGCCGATGTGCGCCGCCCGGCGGCGGCGAAAGTGAAAACTGCTGACAAGGCCGCAGCCCCCGCTCCATCGCGCGCTTCGCCGAAGAGCAAACTGAGCTTCAAGGATAAGCACGCGCTCGAAACGTTGCCGAAGGAGATGGACGCGTTCCGCGCGACAATCGCGGCGCTGCAGAGCGAACTCGACGACCCGCAGCTGTTCGTGAAGAACCGCAAACGCTTCGACGAAGCGTCCGCCGCAATTGCGGCCGCGCATGTGTTGCTCGCCACCGCCGAAGAGCGCTGGCTCGAGTTGGAGATCATGCGGGAAGAGTTGGAAAACGGATAG